The Corynebacterium qintianiae genome has a window encoding:
- the lexA gene encoding transcriptional repressor LexA — protein MPRKKDNPNNLDMSVLSDRQRRILEVIQDAVVLRGYPPSIREIGDAAGLQSTSSVAYQLKELEKKGFLRRDPNKPRAVDLRHLPDSAAPSRKVKPKSEPTPEEASQPRFVPVVGQIAAGSPILAEENIDNYFPLPQELLGEGELYMLQVVGESMRDAGILDGDWVVVRSQPVAEEGEFVAALLDGEATVKEFHKDSTGVWLLPHNDAFSPIKGDEAEIMGRVVSVFRTL, from the coding sequence ATGCCACGCAAGAAAGACAATCCGAACAATCTCGATATGAGTGTCCTGTCCGACAGACAGCGGCGCATCCTGGAGGTCATTCAGGACGCAGTGGTCCTGCGGGGTTACCCGCCAAGCATCCGGGAGATCGGTGACGCCGCCGGCTTGCAGTCCACGTCCTCCGTCGCTTACCAGCTCAAGGAGCTGGAGAAGAAGGGCTTCTTGCGCCGCGATCCGAACAAGCCGCGCGCTGTGGATCTCCGCCACCTCCCCGACTCCGCCGCGCCGTCGCGGAAGGTGAAGCCGAAGTCGGAGCCAACCCCGGAGGAGGCCTCCCAGCCACGCTTCGTCCCGGTCGTGGGACAAATTGCCGCGGGCTCGCCAATCCTCGCCGAGGAGAACATCGACAACTACTTCCCCCTGCCGCAGGAGCTGCTCGGCGAGGGCGAGCTCTACATGCTGCAGGTTGTGGGTGAGTCCATGCGCGACGCCGGCATCCTCGACGGCGACTGGGTTGTGGTGCGCTCCCAGCCGGTTGCGGAGGAGGGCGAGTTTGTCGCCGCGCTTTTGGACGGCGAAGCGACTGTCAAGGAGTTCCACAAGGACTCCACCGGCGTCTGGCTGCTCCCCCATAATGACGCTTTCTCCCCGATAAAGGGGGACGAGGCTGAGATCATGGGCCGCGTAGTTTCCGTTTTCCGCACCCTGTAG
- a CDS encoding HPr family phosphocarrier protein → MATKTVKVGSTVGLHARPATIIADAAGEYDEEVVLTRVGDDEDDETDAASSLMIMAMGAEFGDEVTVTSDNAEAVDKIAALIEQNLDAE, encoded by the coding sequence ATGGCAACCAAGACTGTGAAGGTTGGATCCACCGTTGGCCTGCACGCGCGCCCGGCGACGATTATCGCCGACGCCGCCGGTGAATACGACGAGGAGGTCGTGCTCACCCGAGTCGGCGACGACGAGGACGACGAGACCGACGCCGCGTCCTCGCTCATGATCATGGCAATGGGTGCGGAGTTCGGCGACGAGGTCACCGTCACCTCCGACAACGCTGAGGCTGTAGACAAGATCGCCGCCTTGATCGAGCAGAACCTCGACGCGGAGTAA
- a CDS encoding DeoR/GlpR family DNA-binding transcription regulator, whose product MYAEERRRQIASLTAVEGRVNVTELAEKFDVTAETVRRDLAVLNREGVVHRVHGGAVASQSYLTTEFPLDARSRSASAAKSTIARAALKYLPGQSEGGIFLDSGTSINAFSSLLASDPRARSWPIVTNSLPIALELSTSGLPHVQLLGGSVRAITQAVVGATALRSLALMRADVAFIGTNALSVDHGLSTADAQEAAIKSAMVTNARTVVVLCDSTKLGNDYLVSFASLDEVDVVITDSAAPSSFVTELTELGIEVVTAEP is encoded by the coding sequence ATGTACGCAGAAGAACGCAGACGCCAGATCGCGTCGTTGACCGCGGTCGAGGGCCGCGTCAACGTTACCGAGCTGGCTGAGAAGTTCGACGTGACCGCCGAGACAGTCCGGCGCGATCTTGCCGTGCTCAATCGCGAGGGAGTGGTGCACCGGGTGCACGGCGGCGCCGTGGCCAGCCAGTCGTATCTCACCACCGAGTTCCCGCTCGACGCCCGATCCCGTTCCGCGTCCGCCGCAAAGTCCACTATTGCGCGGGCTGCCCTGAAATACCTCCCCGGTCAGTCCGAGGGCGGGATCTTCCTCGACTCCGGCACGTCCATCAACGCGTTTTCCAGCCTGCTGGCCTCGGACCCGCGGGCGCGTTCGTGGCCGATCGTAACTAACTCTCTGCCTATCGCCCTGGAGCTTTCGACCTCGGGCCTGCCTCACGTTCAGCTTCTGGGCGGGTCGGTCCGCGCAATCACCCAAGCAGTTGTCGGTGCCACCGCGCTGCGCTCCCTCGCGCTCATGCGCGCCGACGTCGCCTTCATCGGCACCAACGCGCTGAGTGTCGACCACGGCCTGTCCACCGCCGACGCCCAAGAGGCAGCGATTAAATCGGCGATGGTCACCAACGCCCGCACCGTCGTCGTGCTGTGCGACTCCACGAAGCTGGGCAACGATTACCTCGTCAGCTTCGCATCACTTGACGAGGTCGATGTCGTCATCACAGACTCAGCGGCACCGTCGTCCTTCGTCACCGAGCTCACTGAGCTCGGCATCGAGGTTGTCACCGCGGAGCCCTAG
- the nrdR gene encoding transcriptional regulator NrdR yields MHCPFCHHEQSRVLDSRVIDAGSAIRRRRECSDCGGRFTTVEKAILMVVKRNGVSEPFDRDKLISGVRRACQGRDVSDDALKRLAQQVEETVRGQGSSQVNANDVGLAVLEPLRALDEVAYLRFASVYKSFESADDFESEIRLMRRRDRDAF; encoded by the coding sequence ATGCACTGCCCGTTTTGCCATCACGAACAGTCGCGGGTGCTCGATTCCCGCGTGATTGATGCGGGATCCGCTATCCGCCGCCGACGCGAGTGTTCGGATTGCGGCGGCCGGTTCACTACCGTGGAGAAGGCTATTCTCATGGTGGTTAAGCGCAACGGGGTGAGCGAGCCCTTCGACCGGGACAAACTGATCAGTGGCGTGCGCCGCGCGTGCCAAGGCCGGGATGTTTCGGATGATGCGCTCAAACGCCTCGCTCAACAAGTGGAGGAAACGGTGCGTGGCCAGGGGAGTTCTCAGGTTAATGCGAACGACGTCGGGCTGGCCGTCCTCGAGCCGTTGCGGGCGCTCGATGAGGTGGCGTACCTGCGTTTCGCCTCCGTGTACAAATCTTTCGAATCTGCCGACGACTTCGAATCCGAGATCCGCCTCATGCGTCGCCGAGACCGCGACGCCTTCTAG
- a CDS encoding hydrogen peroxide-inducible genes activator yields MSNKEYRPTLAQLRTFVTIAENKHFGTAASKLNISQPSLSQALVALETGLGIQLIERSTRKVIVTPTGEELLPLARATLEAAEAFVSRSRGALGILSGTLTLGIIPTLTPYILPEFLENVGENYPNLKPLIVEEQTGALVEQLRDGSIDVAVLALPTGYPGMRETELFREKFVIVTPEGHPFAGRHDLTLDALGDLELLLLDDGHCLRDQIVDLCRIAHAGHPGNGEYSTRASSLTTIMQLVVAGHGSTLVPESAVATECVRPGLGLASFDANVTAERTIGLVSRPSSARAAEHHALGELITRAHARAVEKGKRMLGG; encoded by the coding sequence ATGAGCAATAAGGAGTACCGGCCGACGCTAGCGCAACTGCGCACCTTCGTCACCATCGCCGAAAACAAGCACTTCGGCACGGCCGCGAGCAAGCTCAACATCTCCCAGCCGTCGCTCTCCCAGGCGCTCGTAGCGCTGGAGACTGGCCTGGGGATTCAGCTCATCGAGCGCTCAACGCGCAAGGTGATAGTCACCCCCACCGGTGAGGAGCTTCTGCCGTTGGCGCGCGCCACGCTCGAGGCGGCCGAGGCCTTCGTCTCCCGCTCCCGCGGCGCCCTCGGGATACTGTCCGGGACACTGACCCTGGGTATTATCCCGACGCTCACCCCGTATATCCTGCCCGAGTTTCTCGAGAACGTCGGCGAGAACTACCCCAACCTCAAGCCGCTCATCGTCGAAGAGCAGACCGGGGCTCTGGTGGAGCAGCTTCGCGACGGCTCCATCGACGTAGCCGTCCTCGCGCTGCCCACCGGCTACCCCGGCATGCGCGAGACGGAGTTGTTCCGCGAGAAGTTCGTCATCGTCACTCCCGAGGGCCACCCTTTCGCGGGCCGCCACGATCTCACCCTTGATGCGCTGGGAGATCTGGAGCTCCTTTTGCTCGATGACGGCCATTGCCTCCGCGACCAGATCGTCGACTTGTGCCGGATCGCGCACGCCGGGCACCCCGGCAACGGGGAGTACTCCACCCGCGCCTCCTCGCTCACCACGATCATGCAGCTGGTCGTCGCCGGCCACGGTTCGACCCTGGTGCCGGAATCGGCGGTGGCCACAGAGTGTGTGCGGCCCGGCCTGGGTTTGGCGTCCTTCGACGCAAACGTCACCGCGGAGCGCACAATCGGTCTGGTCAGCCGACCGTCGTCAGCACGCGCCGCGGAGCACCACGCGCTGGGAGAGTTGATCACCCGGGCGCACGCGCGGGCCGTCGAAAAGGGAAAGCGCATGCTGGGCGGCTAG
- a CDS encoding PTS fructose transporter subunit IIABC: MNQLITPELVGLDVDFGASPGEVIARLADLVHDAGRTNDPAQLAADAAAREEKAGTGVPGRVAIPHTRTSAVTEPTLAFARLSRPVDFSGPDGDTDLVFLIAAPEGGGKEHLKILSTLARALVRGEFVDKLRAAATREEAVEIILAVVSAPKKTQPAATAKKYRIAVVTSCPTGIAHTYMAADALAQAAQNRDDVELRVEPQGSSGYEPLDSDFISGADAVIFAHDVAVRSKGRFAGKPVVDVPVKQGINKPAELIDAAVHAAENPDSPTVAGGSSEDDASAGAGESWPKRIQQAVMTGVSYMVPFVAAGGLLLALGFLVGGYDMANGWQALVTNFSPTNLPGNQVTVDGELMTFERSGWLLYLGAVLFATGQMGMGFVVSALSGYIGYGLAGRPGIAPGFIGGAISVLLGAGFIGGLVTGIVAGVVAYWIQSWTVPRWLGSLMPVVIIPLLTSLFIGLLMFLLLGRPLGAIMVGLEGWLESMSGSSAVLLGVIIGLMMCFDLGGPVNKAAYLFGTAGLSAGTEASFQIMAAVMIAGMVPPIALSIATFLRAKLFTPAEQENGKSAWLLGLSFVSEGAIPFAAADPLRVIPSMMLGGATAGAVSMALGTGVQAPHGGIFVIFAYDPWWGMFAALAAGVVVATAAVLAAKQLWPNKAIERAAAAESPAPQPAST; the protein is encoded by the coding sequence ATGAACCAACTCATCACCCCGGAGCTCGTCGGACTCGACGTGGACTTCGGCGCCTCGCCCGGCGAGGTCATTGCCCGCCTGGCCGATCTCGTTCACGACGCAGGCAGGACGAACGACCCCGCGCAGCTCGCAGCAGACGCCGCAGCGCGCGAGGAGAAGGCGGGAACGGGAGTGCCCGGGCGCGTCGCCATTCCGCACACCCGCACGTCTGCAGTGACCGAACCCACGCTGGCGTTCGCGCGCCTGTCCCGCCCGGTGGACTTCTCCGGCCCGGACGGTGACACCGACCTGGTCTTCCTGATAGCCGCCCCCGAAGGCGGCGGTAAAGAGCACCTGAAGATTCTGTCTACGTTGGCCAGGGCCCTGGTGCGTGGGGAGTTCGTCGATAAGCTGCGCGCGGCGGCGACGCGGGAGGAAGCCGTTGAGATCATCCTCGCTGTAGTTAGCGCCCCGAAGAAGACACAGCCTGCCGCAACCGCGAAGAAGTACCGCATTGCGGTTGTCACCTCGTGCCCGACCGGCATCGCCCACACCTACATGGCGGCGGACGCGCTGGCCCAGGCGGCGCAGAACCGCGACGACGTGGAGCTGCGGGTCGAACCGCAGGGCTCCTCGGGTTACGAGCCACTTGACAGTGACTTCATCAGCGGAGCCGACGCCGTCATCTTCGCCCACGACGTCGCCGTGCGCAGCAAGGGGCGGTTCGCGGGCAAGCCGGTTGTGGATGTGCCGGTCAAGCAGGGCATCAATAAGCCAGCCGAGCTTATCGACGCCGCCGTCCACGCCGCCGAAAACCCCGACTCCCCCACTGTCGCCGGCGGCTCGTCCGAAGACGACGCATCGGCGGGTGCGGGCGAATCTTGGCCGAAACGCATCCAGCAGGCGGTGATGACGGGCGTGTCCTACATGGTTCCGTTCGTCGCCGCCGGCGGCCTGCTGCTCGCGCTCGGTTTCCTCGTGGGCGGGTACGACATGGCCAACGGGTGGCAAGCTCTGGTGACCAACTTCTCGCCGACGAACCTGCCCGGCAACCAGGTCACTGTCGACGGCGAGTTGATGACGTTCGAGCGCTCCGGGTGGCTGCTCTACCTCGGCGCGGTGCTGTTTGCCACGGGACAGATGGGCATGGGCTTCGTCGTGTCCGCCCTATCCGGCTACATAGGCTACGGCCTGGCGGGACGCCCCGGTATTGCCCCGGGTTTCATCGGCGGCGCGATCTCCGTGTTGCTGGGCGCCGGTTTCATTGGCGGCCTGGTCACCGGCATCGTAGCCGGCGTGGTCGCCTACTGGATTCAGTCGTGGACGGTGCCGCGCTGGCTGGGCTCGCTCATGCCGGTCGTCATCATCCCTCTGCTGACCTCGCTGTTCATCGGTCTTCTGATGTTTCTCCTGCTCGGCCGACCACTCGGTGCGATCATGGTCGGCCTCGAGGGTTGGTTGGAATCCATGAGCGGGTCGTCTGCCGTCTTGCTCGGAGTGATCATCGGGCTGATGATGTGTTTCGACCTCGGCGGGCCCGTGAACAAGGCCGCCTACTTGTTCGGCACCGCGGGCTTGTCCGCGGGCACGGAGGCCAGTTTCCAGATCATGGCGGCCGTCATGATCGCGGGCATGGTGCCTCCGATCGCGCTGTCCATAGCGACATTCCTGCGCGCGAAGCTGTTCACCCCGGCAGAACAGGAAAACGGCAAATCCGCCTGGCTGCTCGGATTGTCCTTCGTCTCGGAGGGAGCGATCCCGTTCGCGGCGGCCGACCCGCTGCGCGTCATCCCGTCAATGATGCTCGGCGGCGCAACTGCGGGCGCGGTGTCGATGGCGTTGGGCACCGGTGTGCAGGCGCCTCACGGCGGCATCTTCGTCATCTTCGCGTACGACCCGTGGTGGGGGATGTTCGCCGCGCTCGCAGCAGGCGTCGTGGTGGCGACAGCTGCGGTGCTCGCCGCGAAGCAGTTGTGGCCCAATAAGGCTATCGAGCGGGCCGCCGCGGCTGAGTCGCCTGCCCCGCAGCCCGCGTCCACGTAG
- a CDS encoding 1-phosphofructokinase family hexose kinase, translated as MIITFTPNPSIDATLELDSFEKGGVNRTISARREAGGKGINVSHACANAAHDTLAIAPCGPTDPFSLLCRNAGIPLRAVSIEGAIRTNTTLTEHDGETTKVNETGPMLSDDDVERITDVLVATVAESRTDAVVMAGSLPPSAPAEWYAILAARLRKACPGAVIAVDTSDEPLISLGKHLTTAAPDVIKPNAFELAQLTGADGEQLEDQAARGDYTEIVRSARELVHAGVREVLVTLGASGACLITRDAAWAATPPPVTPRSTVGAGDSALAGYIMARVAGEELPDCLRRSVAYGSAAAAKPGTGIPAPDEIDLENTLVVSIPATSKELP; from the coding sequence GTGATCATCACATTCACCCCCAATCCCAGCATCGATGCCACACTCGAGCTGGACTCGTTTGAGAAGGGCGGGGTCAACCGCACGATCAGTGCCCGCCGGGAAGCCGGGGGCAAGGGAATCAACGTGTCCCACGCCTGCGCAAACGCCGCACACGACACTCTCGCGATCGCGCCGTGCGGCCCCACGGACCCGTTCTCCCTGCTCTGCCGCAACGCGGGGATCCCGCTGCGCGCCGTCTCCATCGAAGGCGCTATCCGCACCAACACCACGCTGACTGAACACGACGGTGAGACAACCAAAGTCAACGAGACCGGCCCAATGCTCAGCGATGACGACGTCGAGCGCATTACCGACGTGCTCGTCGCCACGGTGGCCGAGTCGCGCACCGACGCCGTAGTCATGGCCGGCTCGCTACCCCCCAGTGCGCCTGCGGAGTGGTACGCCATCCTTGCCGCCCGGCTTCGCAAAGCGTGTCCCGGAGCGGTAATCGCGGTGGACACCTCTGACGAGCCGCTCATCTCTCTGGGCAAGCACCTGACCACCGCCGCGCCCGACGTAATCAAACCCAACGCGTTCGAACTCGCCCAGCTCACCGGCGCCGACGGCGAGCAGCTGGAAGATCAGGCGGCGCGGGGGGACTACACCGAGATAGTGCGCTCGGCGCGCGAGCTCGTCCACGCGGGCGTGAGGGAGGTTTTGGTCACGCTCGGTGCTTCCGGAGCGTGCCTGATCACCCGCGACGCCGCCTGGGCCGCGACCCCACCGCCGGTCACACCGCGCTCCACAGTGGGCGCGGGCGACTCTGCGCTGGCCGGCTACATTATGGCCCGCGTCGCGGGCGAAGAACTCCCCGATTGCCTGCGCCGCAGCGTCGCCTACGGTTCCGCCGCCGCCGCCAAACCCGGCACCGGAATACCCGCACCCGACGAAATTGACTTGGAGAACACGCTCGTCGTTTCTATCCCCGCAACATCAAAGGAACTGCCATGA
- the hrpA gene encoding ATP-dependent RNA helicase HrpA: protein MNASSHPSRAQLFQRLDAVPLSDVRRFTRRLDKARAPESLAAIAADIDAAAAAVETRAAGIPDISYPEQLPVSARREDIMGLVRDHQVVVIAGETGSGKTTQIPKMLLELGRGRRGLIGHTQPRRLAARTVAERIADELGQSIGDSVGYAIRFDDRVSPTTAVKLMTDGILLAEMQRDRFLNAYDTIIIDEAHERSLNIDFLLGYLKRLLPKRPDLKVIITSATIDPERFAGHFADAEGKPAPIIEVSGRTYPVEIRYRPLVENANGKDVDIDMIDGVVLAVEELMKEGNGDILCFLASERDIRDCMEAIEKKRWRGVEVTPLFGRLSNAEQHRVFSPHTGRRIVLSTNIAETSLTVPGIHYVVDTGLARISRYSTRTKVQRLPIEEISQASANQRSGRSGRVADGIAIRLYSEENFNARPEFTDPEILRTNLASVILQMISLRLGDISEFPFLQPPDPKSIRDGLLVLHELGAISDKERDGAPVLTGIGRDISRIPVDPKMARMLVEANRFGVLDDVTVIVSYMTIQDVRERPLEFQAQADQAHARFKDSASDFASALKLWDYINESRDELTGNAFRKRMKREYLHYMRIREWYDLVRQLRDVEKQLGWSRAENVAGERDSDAIHKSLLTGLLSNIGVRDGNSKEFQGTRGTRFLVFPGSLLSKKPPEFLMAAELVETSRLWARDVAKIQPEWVEKAAGELLKHSYSEPVWSRKRSAAMVHQTSLLYGLPIVRDRLVPYHRVDADGARNMFIRHALIGGDWNRHHKFIEHNEALLADAATVEDKVRRRGLVVDEDTLFDFYDSRLPADVTTARHFDSWWKKKRHEDASFLDFDPDELVSDTVDASDASFPAVWRQGSIDYALRYTFEPGDPFDGVTVEVPVPLLAGFSAEGFDWLVPGLRLELVTELIRTLPKALRRSVVPAPDFAAMALPKLAPFAAPLSDELAAALRSVGGAGINASDFRPSALPDHLKVTFAAIDKRGGVLDHDKDLAELKRRQAGKIRSSVSKAGRTTETAAAKKWTADTLGTVPETVAAKIEGNEVDTYPALEATPDGVKVTVHPTKAAADASMVTATLTLLLREITVNQGQMTKGLPLRHKVAVDHYPHGGAAGLVEDARVATIRDLMFAAGGPVRSPEEFDALVKEVKPKVPSAVRQKVVALAPALVEYANISQELEKWSGPAIDDMRGQLRFFLPPHAVTIHGMEHLQHVPRYIAAMRIRLDDMTLDPDRDADRQDAVASTHAYLDTKLRSLPPGREKTRAVKDILWRIQELRVSLFAQRLGTPKPVSQRRVEKMIDTLA, encoded by the coding sequence ATGAACGCTTCTTCGCACCCCTCCCGCGCCCAGCTATTTCAGCGGCTCGACGCCGTCCCGCTGTCCGACGTCCGACGCTTCACGCGTCGCCTGGACAAGGCCCGCGCCCCTGAGTCGCTGGCCGCGATCGCGGCGGACATCGACGCCGCAGCAGCCGCCGTCGAGACCCGCGCGGCCGGTATCCCCGACATCTCCTACCCGGAGCAGCTGCCGGTTTCCGCGCGCCGCGAGGACATCATGGGCCTCGTTCGCGATCACCAGGTCGTGGTCATCGCGGGTGAGACTGGTTCGGGCAAGACCACCCAGATTCCGAAGATGCTGCTCGAGCTGGGCCGGGGTCGGCGCGGGCTGATTGGCCACACGCAGCCGCGCCGCCTCGCGGCCCGCACCGTCGCGGAGCGCATCGCCGACGAGCTCGGCCAGAGCATCGGGGACTCTGTGGGTTACGCGATTCGTTTCGATGACCGCGTGTCCCCCACCACCGCCGTCAAGCTCATGACGGACGGCATCCTGCTCGCCGAGATGCAGCGCGACCGATTCTTGAACGCCTACGACACGATCATCATCGACGAGGCCCACGAACGCTCGCTCAACATCGATTTTCTTCTCGGTTACCTCAAACGACTGCTGCCGAAGCGGCCGGACCTGAAGGTGATTATCACCTCGGCCACGATCGACCCGGAGCGCTTCGCCGGGCACTTCGCCGACGCTGAGGGCAAACCGGCCCCGATCATCGAGGTCTCCGGGCGCACCTACCCGGTGGAGATCCGGTACCGCCCGCTGGTGGAGAACGCCAACGGCAAGGACGTGGACATCGACATGATCGACGGCGTTGTCTTGGCCGTCGAGGAGCTGATGAAGGAGGGAAACGGCGACATTCTGTGCTTTCTCGCTTCGGAGCGCGACATCCGCGACTGCATGGAGGCGATTGAGAAGAAGCGCTGGCGTGGTGTGGAAGTCACTCCCCTGTTTGGTCGTCTCTCCAACGCGGAGCAGCACCGGGTGTTCTCCCCCCACACGGGCCGACGTATCGTACTGTCCACCAACATCGCTGAGACGTCGCTCACGGTGCCCGGCATCCACTACGTGGTGGACACGGGCCTGGCGCGCATCTCCCGATACTCCACCCGCACAAAGGTGCAACGCCTGCCCATCGAGGAGATCTCCCAGGCTTCCGCCAACCAGCGCTCCGGCCGCTCGGGCCGCGTCGCTGACGGCATCGCAATCCGCCTCTACTCGGAGGAGAACTTCAACGCGCGGCCGGAGTTCACCGACCCGGAGATTCTGCGCACGAACCTCGCCAGCGTCATTCTGCAGATGATCTCGCTGCGGCTCGGCGACATCAGCGAGTTCCCCTTCCTCCAACCACCGGACCCGAAGTCCATCCGAGACGGTCTGTTGGTGCTGCACGAGCTCGGGGCCATCTCGGACAAGGAGCGCGACGGGGCACCGGTGCTCACCGGCATCGGCCGCGACATCAGCCGTATCCCGGTCGACCCGAAGATGGCGCGCATGCTCGTCGAAGCCAACCGGTTCGGCGTGCTCGACGACGTCACGGTCATCGTCTCCTACATGACCATCCAGGACGTGCGCGAGCGCCCGCTCGAGTTCCAGGCTCAGGCCGACCAGGCCCACGCCCGCTTCAAGGACTCCGCCTCCGACTTCGCCTCCGCGCTGAAGCTGTGGGATTACATCAACGAGTCCCGTGACGAGCTGACTGGCAACGCCTTCCGCAAGCGGATGAAGCGCGAGTACCTGCACTACATGCGCATCCGCGAGTGGTACGACCTGGTGCGTCAGCTCCGCGACGTCGAGAAGCAGCTGGGTTGGTCGCGCGCCGAGAATGTGGCGGGCGAGCGCGACTCGGACGCGATCCACAAGTCGCTGCTGACGGGCCTGCTGTCCAACATCGGCGTACGCGACGGCAACTCGAAAGAGTTCCAGGGCACGCGCGGCACCCGATTTCTTGTGTTCCCCGGCTCCTTGCTGTCGAAGAAGCCGCCAGAGTTCCTCATGGCCGCCGAGCTGGTGGAGACGTCCCGGTTGTGGGCGCGCGACGTCGCCAAGATCCAGCCCGAGTGGGTGGAGAAGGCAGCGGGTGAACTGCTGAAACACAGCTATTCTGAGCCGGTGTGGTCACGCAAGCGCTCGGCTGCGATGGTGCACCAAACGTCGCTGCTGTACGGTCTGCCGATTGTGCGCGACCGCCTCGTGCCCTACCACCGCGTCGACGCGGACGGGGCGCGCAACATGTTCATCCGCCACGCCCTCATCGGCGGCGATTGGAACCGCCACCACAAGTTCATCGAGCACAACGAGGCTTTGCTCGCCGACGCCGCTACCGTAGAAGACAAGGTCCGCCGCCGCGGCCTCGTCGTGGATGAGGACACGCTGTTCGACTTCTACGATTCCCGTCTGCCCGCAGACGTGACCACCGCGCGCCACTTCGACTCGTGGTGGAAGAAGAAGCGCCACGAAGACGCGTCTTTCCTCGACTTCGACCCGGACGAACTTGTCAGTGACACCGTCGATGCCTCCGACGCCTCCTTCCCCGCCGTGTGGCGCCAGGGTTCCATCGACTACGCGCTGCGCTACACGTTCGAGCCCGGCGACCCGTTCGACGGCGTCACCGTCGAGGTTCCCGTCCCGCTGTTGGCGGGTTTCTCAGCGGAGGGCTTCGACTGGCTCGTGCCAGGGTTGCGCCTTGAGCTGGTTACCGAGCTGATTCGGACTCTGCCGAAAGCTTTGCGACGCTCCGTCGTCCCAGCGCCAGACTTCGCAGCCATGGCACTGCCCAAGCTCGCACCATTCGCCGCGCCCTTGTCCGATGAACTCGCGGCCGCGCTGCGCTCCGTCGGCGGCGCCGGCATCAACGCGTCCGACTTCCGCCCGTCGGCGCTGCCCGACCACCTCAAGGTGACGTTCGCCGCGATCGATAAGCGCGGTGGCGTCCTTGACCACGACAAAGACCTGGCGGAACTCAAGCGACGCCAGGCCGGGAAGATACGCTCGTCGGTGTCCAAAGCGGGGCGCACCACGGAGACGGCGGCCGCGAAGAAGTGGACGGCGGACACTCTGGGGACCGTGCCGGAGACGGTGGCTGCGAAGATCGAGGGCAACGAGGTCGACACCTACCCCGCGCTCGAAGCTACGCCCGATGGCGTCAAAGTCACCGTCCACCCGACGAAGGCGGCGGCGGACGCGTCGATGGTGACGGCAACGCTGACGCTGCTCCTGCGGGAGATCACCGTCAATCAGGGCCAGATGACGAAGGGCTTGCCGTTGCGTCACAAGGTCGCAGTGGACCATTATCCCCACGGAGGCGCGGCCGGTCTCGTCGAGGACGCTCGCGTTGCCACCATCCGCGATCTTATGTTCGCGGCCGGCGGGCCGGTGCGATCACCGGAGGAGTTCGACGCGCTGGTGAAGGAAGTCAAGCCGAAGGTCCCCTCAGCTGTGCGACAGAAAGTGGTCGCCCTCGCCCCGGCGCTGGTGGAATACGCGAACATATCTCAGGAGCTGGAGAAGTGGAGTGGGCCTGCGATCGATGACATGCGCGGGCAGCTGAGATTCTTTTTGCCGCCCCACGCGGTCACTATCCACGGGATGGAGCACCTGCAGCACGTTCCCCGCTACATCGCCGCCATGCGTATCCGCCTCGACGACATGACCTTAGACCCCGACCGCGACGCCGACCGTCAAGACGCTGTCGCGTCCACCCACGCCTATCTGGACACTAAGTTGCGGTCGCTTCCCCCGGGGCGCGAGAAGACGCGGGCGGTCAAGGACATACTGTGGCGGATTCAAGAGTTGCGGGTCAGTCTGTTCGCACAGCGTCTAGGCACGCCCAAGCCCGTGAGTCAGCGGCGGGTGGAGAAAATGATCGACACCCTCGCGTAG